The following proteins are encoded in a genomic region of Ornithinibacillus sp. 4-3:
- the hslV gene encoding ATP-dependent protease subunit HslV translates to MTESIHATTIFAVRHNGNCAMTGDGQVTLGNAVIMKHKAKKVRRLYNGQVLAGFAGSVADAFSLFEKFEGKLETYNGNLARAAVELAKEWRSDKVLRRLEAMLIVMDKEQMLLVSGTGEVIEPDDGVLAIGSGGNYALSAGRALVRHASHLSAKEIALAALEIAGDICVFTNDQITLEVLD, encoded by the coding sequence ATGACGGAATCAATACATGCAACAACTATTTTTGCTGTAAGACATAATGGTAATTGTGCAATGACTGGTGACGGTCAAGTTACTTTGGGCAATGCTGTAATTATGAAGCATAAGGCAAAAAAAGTAAGGAGGTTGTATAACGGTCAAGTACTTGCCGGCTTTGCAGGATCTGTTGCAGATGCCTTTTCTTTATTTGAGAAATTTGAAGGAAAGCTAGAAACCTACAACGGGAATTTAGCCCGCGCTGCAGTAGAACTAGCGAAAGAATGGCGAAGTGATAAAGTTTTAAGAAGGCTTGAAGCAATGCTGATTGTTATGGATAAGGAACAAATGCTTTTAGTGTCTGGGACAGGTGAAGTAATTGAACCTGATGACGGAGTATTAGCTATTGGTTCTGGAGGAAATTATGCATTGAGTGCTGGCAGGGCATTGGTGAGACATGCAAGTCACTTATCAGCAAAGGAAATTGCTTTAGCAGCACTAGAAATAGCTGGTGATATTTGCGTCTTTACAAATGACCAAATAACTTTAGAGGTACTTGATTAA
- the fliG gene encoding flagellar motor switch protein FliG has protein sequence MARHKQGWTGIQKAAVLLISLGPDVASQVFKHLTNEEIERLSLEISSVKKVENELKEDILDQFHQIALAQDYISQGGVGYAKMVLEKAFGKQEAENIITKLTSSLQVRPFDFARKADPQQVLNFIQTEHPQTIALILSYLDPEQAGQILSSLQEDMQAEIAKRIATMDSTSPEIISQIEQVLERNISTSITEDYTQTGGIESVVEVLNSVDRSTERVILDTLEIQDPDLADEIKKRMFVFEDIVILDSRAIQRVIREVDNEDLRLALKVSSEEVQKVIFKNMSTRMADTFKEEMEFMGPVRLRDVEEAQTRIVSIIRRLEDVGEIVIARGGGDDIIV, from the coding sequence GTGGCTAGACATAAACAAGGATGGACAGGGATTCAAAAAGCAGCAGTACTCTTAATATCCTTGGGCCCAGATGTAGCATCTCAAGTGTTCAAGCATTTAACAAATGAAGAAATTGAGCGATTAAGCTTAGAAATATCATCTGTTAAAAAGGTTGAAAATGAATTAAAAGAAGATATTTTAGATCAGTTTCATCAGATTGCTCTTGCACAGGACTATATCTCACAAGGCGGGGTAGGCTATGCCAAAATGGTTCTTGAAAAAGCATTTGGTAAACAAGAAGCAGAGAATATTATTACCAAATTAACATCTTCTTTACAAGTTAGACCATTTGATTTTGCGAGAAAAGCAGATCCTCAACAGGTTTTGAATTTTATTCAAACAGAGCATCCGCAAACGATTGCACTTATTTTATCTTATTTAGATCCAGAACAAGCTGGACAAATTTTATCTTCGTTACAAGAAGATATGCAAGCAGAGATTGCTAAGAGAATTGCTACGATGGATTCGACATCTCCTGAAATAATTAGTCAAATTGAGCAAGTTTTAGAAAGAAATATTTCAACATCCATTACAGAGGACTATACGCAAACTGGTGGAATTGAATCTGTAGTAGAAGTATTAAATAGCGTGGATCGCAGTACAGAACGGGTTATCTTGGATACATTAGAAATTCAGGATCCTGATTTAGCAGATGAAATTAAAAAACGTATGTTTGTATTCGAAGATATTGTTATTCTTGACAGTCGGGCAATTCAACGCGTTATCCGTGAGGTGGATAATGAGGATCTACGCTTAGCGCTTAAAGTATCTAGTGAAGAAGTTCAGAAGGTTATTTTCAAAAACATGTCTACACGTATGGCAGATACATTCAAGGAAGAAATGGAATTTATGGGACCTGTCCGTCTGCGTGATGTAGAAGAAGCACAAACGAGAATAGTTTCTATTATTCGCAGGTTAGAGGATGTAGGAGAAATCGTAATTGCTCGTGGTGGAGGTGACGACATTATTGTCTAG
- the fliF gene encoding flagellar basal-body MS-ring/collar protein FliF, producing the protein MNEKIQKYTESTKAFWSKRSKGQKGIFIGSFVLVIAIIITISFLTWNEKFVPLYSNLSLQEMSQVQAELDARGVPYEIGNGGATISVPEERAETLLVELAGQNIPSTGNIDFSFFSENASWGITDNEFSIMKLDAMRTELAKLIKSVDGISDANVMITLPQESVFLNDANETATASIVIHTELGHQFQENQIESLYHLVSKAIPNLPKENIIIRNQYLEYFDQASSMASSDQGIYTYQQGVKQDIEKDIQRRLQQMIGTMVGMEKVIVSVTADIDFTNENRVEELVTPVDLENMEGLPVSIETISETYSGNQDIGGVPGAGDEDITGYQGVDGNSDGDYELLKETINNEFNRIRKEIVESPYKVRDLGVQVAIDNVSSIEGETVQYLTQQEQNSVETGISSIINSIITTSIDKDYGDIDPTEKVSIVFQEFSGVNTIGQEGMTTGTSIFSSGSTWLYIVGAILLIGIIIVGIVLMKNRRKQEEEVFESISSNVATASPEIPDLQTEGNTETDIRKHQLEKLAKDKPEEFAKLLRSWMAED; encoded by the coding sequence ATGAATGAAAAAATACAAAAATATACAGAAAGTACGAAAGCTTTTTGGAGCAAACGTTCAAAAGGTCAAAAAGGAATATTCATTGGGTCCTTCGTTCTAGTAATTGCTATTATTATTACTATTTCTTTTCTTACCTGGAACGAAAAATTTGTTCCGCTCTATTCTAATCTTTCATTACAAGAAATGAGTCAGGTACAGGCGGAATTAGATGCAAGAGGAGTTCCGTATGAGATCGGAAATGGTGGAGCAACAATTAGTGTTCCTGAAGAAAGAGCAGAAACTTTGCTTGTAGAATTAGCAGGACAAAACATACCTAGTACAGGAAATATTGATTTTTCCTTTTTTAGTGAAAATGCATCTTGGGGAATTACTGATAATGAATTCAGTATTATGAAACTGGATGCGATGCGTACAGAGCTGGCGAAATTAATAAAAAGTGTAGATGGAATATCTGATGCAAATGTGATGATTACATTACCGCAGGAATCTGTGTTTTTAAATGATGCAAATGAAACAGCGACAGCTTCTATTGTGATTCATACAGAACTTGGACACCAGTTTCAAGAAAATCAAATTGAATCATTATATCATTTAGTCTCCAAAGCGATACCTAATTTACCGAAAGAAAATATTATTATTAGAAACCAATATTTAGAGTATTTTGACCAAGCATCTTCTATGGCTTCTAGTGATCAGGGAATTTATACATATCAGCAAGGTGTGAAGCAAGATATAGAGAAAGATATCCAGCGCAGACTCCAACAAATGATCGGGACAATGGTTGGAATGGAAAAAGTAATTGTCTCTGTAACAGCCGATATTGACTTTACAAATGAAAATAGAGTAGAAGAACTTGTAACACCGGTAGACTTAGAGAATATGGAAGGATTACCAGTGAGTATAGAGACAATATCTGAAACCTATTCTGGAAATCAAGATATTGGTGGCGTTCCAGGAGCTGGTGATGAGGATATCACTGGTTACCAAGGGGTAGATGGAAACTCAGATGGGGATTATGAGCTTTTAAAGGAAACGATTAATAATGAATTTAATCGTATTCGTAAAGAAATTGTCGAAAGTCCTTATAAGGTACGTGATTTAGGAGTACAAGTGGCAATTGACAATGTATCAAGCATAGAGGGAGAGACTGTTCAATATTTAACACAGCAAGAACAAAATTCAGTTGAAACAGGTATTTCTTCTATTATTAATTCAATTATTACAACTTCTATTGATAAAGATTATGGAGATATAGATCCAACTGAAAAAGTTTCGATAGTATTCCAAGAGTTTTCAGGAGTAAATACAATAGGACAGGAAGGAATGACTACAGGAACCTCTATTTTCTCTTCGGGATCAACATGGTTATATATTGTTGGTGCGATTTTATTGATTGGAATAATTATAGTAGGAATTGTTCTTATGAAGAATCGTCGTAAACAAGAAGAAGAGGTTTTTGAATCAATAAGTAGTAATGTAGCTACAGCTTCACCTGAGATTCCTGATTTACAAACAGAAGGAAATACAGAAACAGATATACGCAAGCATCAACTAGAGAAATTAGCAAAAGACAAACCAGAAGAATTTGCTAAGCTGCTAAGAAGCTGGATGGCAGAAGATTAG
- the fliE gene encoding flagellar hook-basal body complex protein FliE gives MPNEIAGVSNVQLPLMKSNAVTTPTETQVDFGKVFKGALENLDNMQKASDAKTEALIRGDIDDLHDVMITAQKASLTLETTVQIHRRVIDAYNDVMRMQL, from the coding sequence ATGCCAAATGAAATAGCAGGTGTATCTAATGTTCAACTGCCATTAATGAAGTCAAATGCAGTTACTACACCTACAGAAACTCAAGTTGATTTTGGAAAGGTATTTAAAGGCGCTTTAGAAAATCTTGATAACATGCAAAAAGCATCAGATGCTAAAACTGAGGCGCTTATTCGTGGCGATATAGATGATCTACATGATGTGATGATAACAGCTCAAAAAGCGAGCCTTACATTAGAAACAACAGTCCAAATACATAGAAGAGTTATTGATGCATATAACGATGTTATGCGTATGCAGTTATAA
- the xerC gene encoding tyrosine recombinase XerC produces MDNSVKSFVEYLQIEKNASPYTVTYYQRDIELFLQFIKNEGITNLPDVNYQVIRLFLTALYDKQLSRKSVSRVISCLRSFYKYLEREKHVENNPFLQVTLPKTNKSIPNFLYQEELKILFETSDLSTPLGQRDQAMLEILYATGIRVSECQGLRLEDIDFSIGSMFVRGKGRKERYVIFGRYAEEALQLYLQDGREKLLEKNEQPTNVVFLNARGKPLTTRGIRAVLKKIVEKAALSIHLHPHMLRHTFATHMLNEGADLRTVQELLGHENLSSTQIYTHVTKDHLRNVYMKSHPRANLWDN; encoded by the coding sequence TTGGACAATTCCGTAAAAAGTTTTGTGGAGTATTTGCAAATTGAGAAAAATGCCTCGCCATACACAGTTACATACTATCAACGAGACATTGAATTATTCTTGCAGTTTATAAAAAATGAAGGTATAACAAATTTGCCAGATGTAAATTATCAGGTCATTCGTTTGTTTTTAACGGCACTGTATGATAAACAGTTAAGTAGAAAATCTGTTTCACGGGTTATCTCTTGCTTAAGAAGCTTTTATAAGTATTTAGAGCGAGAAAAGCATGTAGAGAATAATCCATTTCTACAAGTGACATTGCCTAAAACGAATAAATCAATACCTAATTTTCTATACCAAGAAGAATTAAAAATATTGTTTGAAACAAGTGATTTATCTACCCCGCTTGGGCAAAGAGATCAAGCCATGTTAGAAATTCTTTATGCTACTGGAATTCGCGTAAGTGAATGTCAGGGATTGAGGTTAGAGGATATCGATTTTTCTATTGGATCAATGTTTGTCCGTGGAAAGGGGAGGAAAGAGCGCTATGTGATTTTCGGTCGTTATGCGGAAGAAGCATTACAACTCTACCTTCAGGATGGGAGAGAAAAATTACTTGAGAAAAATGAGCAGCCAACAAATGTTGTTTTTTTAAATGCAAGAGGAAAACCTTTAACAACAAGAGGGATTCGAGCTGTTTTAAAAAAAATAGTTGAAAAAGCTGCTTTATCAATACATTTACATCCGCATATGCTAAGACATACTTTTGCAACGCATATGTTAAATGAAGGAGCCGACTTGCGAACTGTTCAGGAATTGCTTGGTCATGAAAATTTATCCTCAACACAAATTTACACACATGTAACAAAGGATCATTTGCGAAATGTGTATATGAAAAGTCATCCAAGAGCAAATTTATGGGATAACTAG
- the fliH gene encoding flagellar assembly protein FliH produces MVEVTTLLSSTPPYIDEKKKIKIKPIHQLQKVQNSETEVKSGSLKDTYEEQLKRLEQIKQEQADLLEKTNLDIEKQRSKWEAERSSLVEQAKQEGYSQGFDAGEKKGLAQYEALLDQANQIIAQTKADYDKMLDANDEVLVKLAMVSAEKILKIKLEEDPSLFLSIVKAVIKDSKDQVEISIFLHPENYKVVIEMREELSQTLDGDVKLSIYIDHHLNKHECLIKHPFGQVKAGIDPELKELQKILLEVVTEDK; encoded by the coding sequence GTGGTGGAGGTGACGACATTATTGTCTAGTACACCACCTTACATAGATGAAAAGAAGAAAATTAAGATTAAACCAATCCATCAACTTCAAAAAGTGCAAAATAGTGAGACAGAAGTAAAATCTGGATCACTGAAGGATACTTATGAAGAACAATTAAAGCGATTAGAACAAATCAAGCAGGAACAAGCAGATTTGCTTGAGAAGACAAATTTAGATATTGAAAAACAACGGAGTAAATGGGAAGCAGAAAGAAGCTCACTAGTTGAACAGGCAAAGCAAGAAGGGTATTCACAAGGGTTTGATGCTGGAGAGAAAAAAGGTTTAGCTCAATATGAAGCATTGTTAGATCAAGCAAATCAAATTATTGCCCAAACAAAAGCAGACTATGACAAAATGCTAGATGCTAATGATGAGGTGCTTGTCAAGCTTGCTATGGTGAGTGCTGAAAAAATATTAAAAATAAAGCTAGAAGAAGATCCATCATTATTTTTATCCATTGTTAAAGCCGTTATTAAGGATTCAAAGGATCAAGTAGAAATATCTATTTTTCTTCATCCAGAAAACTATAAAGTGGTTATTGAAATGCGGGAAGAATTGTCTCAAACACTTGATGGTGATGTGAAGCTATCTATTTATATTGATCATCATTTGAACAAGCATGAATGTTTGATTAAACATCCCTTTGGACAAGTTAAAGCTGGAATTGATCCAGAGCTAAAAGAGTTACAGAAAATATTGTTAGAGGTAGTGACGGAGGATAAGTAA
- the flgC gene encoding flagellar basal body rod protein FlgC, producing the protein MSIFNGLNTSASALTAQRFRMDVVSANLANAQTTRATVNDAGEFEPYRRKMVVLQSDNQNFKSILQKATTAKNDTLSGVRVSRVVEDETPFKLEFNPTHPDADEAGYVRLPNVDPLKEMVDLMGATRSYEANVTSLNATKNMLMKALEIGK; encoded by the coding sequence ATGTCTATTTTTAATGGGCTAAATACAAGTGCAAGTGCACTTACTGCTCAACGCTTTCGAATGGATGTTGTTTCCGCGAATTTAGCAAATGCGCAAACGACTAGGGCAACAGTGAATGATGCAGGAGAATTTGAACCATACCGTCGTAAAATGGTTGTCTTACAATCGGATAACCAAAATTTCAAATCTATTCTACAAAAAGCGACAACCGCAAAGAATGATACTTTATCGGGTGTTAGAGTGTCTAGAGTAGTTGAAGATGAGACTCCATTTAAATTAGAATTTAATCCAACTCATCCTGATGCAGATGAAGCTGGATATGTTCGTTTACCTAATGTCGATCCATTAAAAGAAATGGTTGATTTAATGGGTGCAACAAGATCTTATGAAGCGAATGTCACTTCACTAAATGCAACGAAAAACATGTTAATGAAAGCATTAGAGATAGGTAAATAA
- the hslU gene encoding ATP-dependent protease ATPase subunit HslU, giving the protein MAKDFTPRQIVNQLDQYIIGQQQAKKSVAVALRNRYRRMKLDGEIKDEIVPKNILMIGPTGVGKTEIARRLAKLVKAPFIKVEATKFTEIGYVGRDVESMVRDLVEMSVRMVKEEKITEVKDEAEVAANKKLVSLLVPKVKKESTVKNPFEMLFSASDPDDEQTNEDEEKNEEFRNKRQRVAHQLALGELEDHIVTIEIEEVPPSMFDMLQGSGMENMGMNMQDALGKLMPTKTKKRKLPVAEARKILIQQEAQKLVDMDEATQEAIERAEQAGIIFIDEIDKVVSKENNNANVSREGVQRDILPIVEGSTIVTKHGPVKTDHILFIAAGAFHMVKPSDLIPELQGRFPIRVELEKLSVEDFKRILKEPSNALIKQYESLLRTEDIQIIFKEEAIQRLAEIAYEVNQEMDNIGARRLHTILEKLLEDLSFEAPDINMEQIEITAEYVDQKLHAIVKNRDLSQFIL; this is encoded by the coding sequence ATGGCAAAAGATTTCACACCTAGACAGATTGTCAATCAATTAGATCAGTACATAATTGGTCAACAACAAGCCAAAAAGTCAGTTGCTGTAGCTCTGCGAAATAGATACCGTCGAATGAAATTAGACGGAGAAATAAAAGATGAAATAGTGCCGAAAAACATATTGATGATTGGGCCAACAGGAGTCGGTAAAACGGAAATTGCTAGAAGACTTGCTAAGTTGGTCAAAGCACCGTTTATTAAAGTAGAAGCTACGAAATTTACTGAAATTGGTTATGTTGGTCGTGATGTAGAATCAATGGTTCGCGATCTTGTGGAAATGTCTGTAAGAATGGTGAAGGAAGAGAAAATTACAGAGGTTAAGGATGAAGCAGAGGTTGCTGCCAATAAGAAATTAGTATCCTTACTTGTGCCTAAAGTAAAAAAAGAATCTACAGTAAAAAACCCGTTTGAAATGCTTTTCTCTGCATCAGATCCAGATGATGAACAAACAAATGAAGATGAAGAGAAAAATGAAGAATTTAGAAATAAACGTCAGCGGGTAGCACATCAATTAGCTTTAGGGGAATTAGAGGATCATATCGTTACCATTGAAATAGAAGAGGTCCCGCCATCTATGTTTGATATGCTGCAGGGTTCAGGAATGGAAAATATGGGAATGAATATGCAAGATGCTTTAGGTAAATTAATGCCAACCAAAACCAAAAAGCGCAAGCTCCCAGTCGCTGAAGCGAGAAAAATATTAATTCAACAAGAAGCACAAAAGCTAGTTGATATGGATGAAGCAACCCAAGAAGCAATTGAACGTGCTGAACAAGCTGGGATTATCTTTATTGATGAGATAGATAAAGTAGTAAGTAAAGAGAACAATAATGCGAATGTTTCTCGAGAAGGTGTACAACGAGATATTTTGCCGATTGTAGAAGGTTCAACGATTGTTACAAAACATGGACCTGTAAAGACAGATCATATTTTGTTTATAGCAGCAGGAGCCTTTCATATGGTGAAACCTTCTGATCTTATTCCTGAATTACAAGGTAGATTTCCAATTAGGGTAGAACTGGAAAAACTTTCGGTAGAAGATTTTAAACGAATTTTAAAAGAACCTTCGAATGCTTTAATTAAACAGTATGAATCCTTGTTGAGGACAGAGGATATTCAAATTATTTTCAAGGAAGAAGCAATTCAAAGACTTGCTGAGATTGCTTATGAAGTGAATCAAGAAATGGATAATATCGGTGCAAGAAGATTGCATACCATTCTTGAGAAATTATTAGAAGATTTATCTTTTGAGGCCCCAGATATTAATATGGAGCAGATAGAGATTACAGCTGAATATGTTGATCAAAAATTACATGCTATTGTTAAAAATAGAGATTTAAGTCAATTTATTTTGTAA
- the topA gene encoding type I DNA topoisomerase yields MSDYLVIVESPAKAKTIERYLGKKYTVKASMGHVRDLPRSQMGVDVKDKYQPKYITIRGKGDVLKDLRKAAKKAKKIYLAADPDREGEAIAWHLAFALNVDETSPCRVVFNEITKDAIKESFKNPRAINLDLVDAQQARRVLDRLVGYNISPLLWKKVKRGLSAGRVQSVAVKMIIDRENEIKNFVPEEYWTIESTFLKDKEEFEGSFYGVDGKKVELKSEADVKDIQAQLKGNAFLIDKVNKRERKRNPALPFTTSSLQQDAARKINFRAKKTMMIAQQLYEGIDLGRKSGGITGLITYMRTDSTRISQNAIDEAKDYIKEEFGDEYVGANKKRTQQSGAQDAHEAIRPTSIKRHPDDLKSILTNDQLKLYKLIYNRFLASQMAPAVMDTMTVHLLNNGVEFRATGSKIKFPGFIKVYVEGSNKNQEKETFLPDLEKGMEVEAKKIIPNQHFTQPPPRYTEARLVGTMEKKGIGRPSTYAPTLDTIQRRGYVRIEDKRFFPTEIGEIVIDLLEEYFPEIIDVDFTVKMEEDLDFIEEGKIEWINVIDEFYQDFHKRLEKAEEEIVEVEVKDEPAGIECEKCGHEMVYKMGRFGKFLACSNFPDCRNTKPILKKIGVKCPKCKQGEIVERRSKKRRIFYGCDQFPTCDFVSWDKPIEKPCPSCGELLVEKTTKKKTEIKCTSCDYSEEKEVKTE; encoded by the coding sequence ATGTCAGATTATCTAGTTATCGTTGAATCACCAGCAAAAGCAAAAACAATTGAAAGATATTTAGGAAAAAAATATACAGTAAAAGCATCCATGGGACATGTTAGAGATTTACCAAGAAGCCAAATGGGTGTGGATGTTAAAGATAAGTATCAACCCAAGTACATTACGATTCGTGGTAAAGGTGATGTATTAAAAGATTTACGAAAGGCTGCAAAAAAGGCAAAGAAAATTTACCTCGCAGCTGACCCCGACCGCGAAGGAGAAGCAATTGCGTGGCATTTAGCATTTGCTTTAAATGTAGATGAAACTTCTCCATGCCGAGTGGTATTTAATGAAATCACAAAAGATGCAATCAAAGAATCATTTAAGAATCCACGTGCAATTAACCTTGATTTAGTTGATGCCCAGCAGGCACGAAGAGTATTAGATCGCCTTGTTGGATATAATATCAGTCCATTATTATGGAAGAAGGTAAAACGTGGTTTAAGTGCAGGAAGAGTTCAATCTGTAGCAGTAAAAATGATTATCGACCGTGAAAATGAAATTAAAAACTTTGTTCCAGAGGAATACTGGACTATTGAATCGACTTTTTTGAAAGATAAAGAAGAATTTGAAGGATCTTTTTATGGAGTAGATGGCAAGAAAGTTGAATTGAAGTCAGAAGCTGATGTTAAAGATATTCAAGCACAGCTAAAAGGAAACGCTTTCTTAATTGATAAAGTAAATAAACGAGAGAGAAAACGAAATCCAGCTCTTCCATTTACTACATCGTCCTTACAACAGGATGCGGCTCGTAAAATTAATTTTCGAGCTAAGAAAACAATGATGATTGCTCAACAGCTTTATGAAGGAATCGATTTAGGACGGAAATCAGGTGGAATAACTGGATTGATTACCTATATGAGAACTGATTCCACTAGAATTTCGCAAAACGCTATAGACGAGGCAAAAGATTATATTAAAGAAGAATTTGGCGATGAGTATGTTGGAGCAAATAAAAAACGTACACAGCAATCCGGAGCACAGGATGCACATGAAGCAATCCGTCCAACATCGATTAAGCGTCATCCAGATGATTTAAAATCTATTCTTACAAATGATCAACTCAAATTATATAAACTTATTTATAATCGTTTTTTAGCTAGTCAAATGGCTCCAGCTGTTATGGATACAATGACAGTACATTTATTGAATAATGGTGTAGAGTTTAGAGCGACAGGATCTAAAATTAAGTTTCCGGGTTTTATCAAGGTATATGTAGAGGGATCAAATAAAAATCAAGAGAAAGAAACATTCCTACCTGATTTAGAAAAAGGTATGGAAGTAGAAGCAAAGAAAATTATTCCAAATCAACATTTTACTCAGCCACCTCCTCGCTATACAGAAGCAAGGTTAGTAGGAACGATGGAGAAAAAAGGTATTGGCCGTCCATCTACATACGCGCCAACATTAGATACAATTCAGCGTAGAGGCTATGTGCGTATTGAAGATAAGCGATTCTTTCCAACAGAGATTGGAGAAATTGTAATTGACCTATTAGAGGAGTATTTTCCTGAGATTATCGATGTTGATTTTACAGTGAAAATGGAAGAAGACCTTGATTTTATTGAGGAAGGAAAAATTGAATGGATTAATGTAATCGATGAATTTTATCAAGATTTCCATAAACGCCTAGAAAAAGCAGAAGAAGAAATTGTGGAAGTTGAAGTGAAAGATGAGCCAGCAGGAATTGAATGTGAAAAATGCGGTCATGAAATGGTTTATAAAATGGGACGATTTGGGAAGTTTCTAGCTTGTTCAAATTTTCCAGACTGTAGAAATACAAAACCTATTTTGAAAAAGATAGGTGTGAAATGTCCGAAATGTAAGCAAGGAGAAATTGTGGAGAGAAGATCTAAGAAAAGGAGAATTTTCTACGGATGTGATCAATTTCCAACCTGTGACTTTGTTTCTTGGGATAAACCAATTGAAAAGCCATGTCCTTCTTGTGGAGAGTTATTAGTTGAAAAAACAACGAAAAAGAAAACAGAAATTAAATGTACATCTTGTGACTATTCAGAAGAAAAAGAAGTGAAAACTGAATAA
- the flgB gene encoding flagellar basal body rod protein FlgB: protein MKLFGGTFQALETSLDYAMLKNRTISNNIANVDTPGYKAKDVDFKQVFSNALASNMEAKRSHEKHIPFSNDGQAYSIRNRKHTSYNHNGNNVDIDKEMAELAKNQIYYQSLVDRINGKFSSLQTVVKGGS from the coding sequence ATGAAATTATTTGGTGGAACCTTTCAGGCGTTAGAAACATCTCTGGATTATGCTATGTTAAAAAATCGAACCATTTCCAATAATATTGCTAATGTGGATACACCAGGTTATAAGGCTAAAGATGTCGATTTTAAACAAGTATTTTCCAATGCGTTAGCAAGTAACATGGAAGCAAAAAGATCACATGAGAAACATATTCCATTTTCAAATGACGGGCAAGCATATTCTATAAGGAATCGTAAGCATACTTCTTATAATCATAATGGAAATAACGTGGATATTGACAAAGAAATGGCAGAATTAGCAAAAAATCAAATTTATTATCAAAGCTTAGTAGATCGAATCAATGGTAAATTTAGCAGTTTACAGACAGTTGTTAAAGGAGGAAGTTAG
- the codY gene encoding GTP-sensing pleiotropic transcriptional regulator CodY → MDLLNRARQINAMLQKTTGKAVNFNDMSITMAEVIKSNVFVLSRRGKLLGYAIHQEIENERIKEMLETRMFPEEYTQGLFNIHETTANLGIESTHTIFPEENRELFQNGLTTIVPIIGGGERLGTLILGRLSEEFNADDLLLAEYGATVVGMEILQGKTEEIEKEARSKAVVQMAIRSLSYSELEAIDHIFEELDGKEGLLVASKIADRVGITRSVIVNALRKLESAGVIESRSLGMKGTYIKVLNDKFLVELENLRSR, encoded by the coding sequence ATGGATTTATTAAACCGTGCAAGACAAATTAATGCTATGTTACAAAAAACAACAGGAAAAGCAGTTAACTTTAATGATATGTCAATTACAATGGCGGAAGTAATTAAGAGTAATGTATTTGTCTTAAGCCGTCGTGGGAAATTATTAGGGTATGCAATTCACCAAGAAATTGAAAATGAGCGCATTAAGGAAATGTTAGAAACAAGAATGTTCCCTGAAGAGTATACACAAGGCTTATTCAATATTCATGAAACAACAGCAAACCTTGGGATTGAAAGTACTCATACTATTTTCCCTGAGGAAAACCGTGAATTATTCCAAAATGGTTTAACAACAATTGTGCCAATTATTGGTGGGGGAGAACGTTTAGGAACATTAATTTTAGGACGTCTATCAGAAGAGTTCAATGCTGATGATTTACTACTAGCAGAATATGGTGCAACAGTGGTTGGTATGGAAATCCTACAAGGTAAAACAGAAGAAATTGAAAAAGAAGCTAGAAGTAAAGCGGTAGTACAAATGGCTATCCGTTCTTTATCATATAGTGAATTAGAAGCTATCGATCATATTTTTGAAGAATTAGATGGCAAAGAAGGTTTACTTGTTGCAAGTAAAATTGCAGATCGCGTTGGTATTACAAGATCAGTAATTGTAAATGCATTAAGAAAATTAGAAAGTGCAGGAGTTATTGAATCTCGTTCATTAGGAATGAAGGGTACTTATATTAAAGTACTTAATGATAAATTCTTAGTTGAATTAGAGAACCTGCGTTCAAGATAA